The nucleotide sequence ATGGTGGTGCCcgtgttgaaaaatagtgtttagtagctgagaatgcgctctatcaaatagtgttattgtgctctttgcacccattgtagtttccatggaaataaatacaaggcattacttttggagcaacctacatgtGTTTTGCTTCAAACATTACTGCAGAAATTTATTCTACTTCTCTCCAAGAAGTTTTAGGATAGATAGGATCCTGACAGCATTAAAACTGCCCAAGGGCTGTTTTGAGGGAAGGTGATGACTATTTCCTTGGTGCTATAAAGGTCGTTCAGCTGGAGTGCTGGTGGCTGGTTTGAAGAAAGCTTCAAGTGACTTACACCCATACAGCCAGCAGATAAAAATCAAGCCCAGTGGTGCACATGGAGCTTCAgttatttgtgctttttcaggggggaggggaaggagaagaaaatagcatttgACCAGTGTCTAGTTTGCTGTGCACTGAGTGAGTTACTAATGCATGTGTTCACCACCTTTCGTTCAGAAGGCATACTGTAACTGCTCACACAGGTAGAACAGAAATACTGCTAGCTACAAGTAACGTTGTAGAGTACATATCCTCATGTGTGCAGCGGGTGCAAGTACATATGCTTAGTATACTTCTTCCCACGtataaactgaaaacattttttttttagtatgatTCCTAGATGGACATGTAGCTAAAGCTTAATAAAACTGGATGTTGCTGCACTGCAAACGAGCAGTGATGCTCATGTCGCTAGCTGGCTGCACATGTATTTGTCTTAGAATTTTCATCAGATTTCTGGTGTCTCTGAACTTGTAGGAAGTGTTGTATTGTAGGTGTCTCTAGCCACAGGGTGAGACAGCAGATGGTGTAAGTGACTTCCCCAATCACAACATCGGTTTTGCTAACCCAGTGCTTGACTTCAGCCTCCTAGAACTTGGAGGCCCTAAACTAGTCAGAACTTCGATGGCACTTTTTACACAGTTACCATTAGCCTGTTAACTGACATAGGAATACAACTTTCCTCTGCTGTAAACTTGGATCTTTAAAGATGGGTGTGTGCACTGCTTTTACTTGTGTGAAAATCAAGCATTGTCTGCGTCCCCTTTCTCCAAACTGTACTGAATTTATACTTCTCGCTTTGTTACAGGTGCAGAGCATGGAGAATGATGAACTTCCGCCAGAGGATGGGATGGATTGGTGTGGGGTTGTACTTGCTAGCAAGTGCTGCAGCTTTTTATTATGTCTTTGAAATCAATGAGACTTACAATAAACTAGCACTGGAGCACATTCAGCAACACCCCAAGGAACCGCAGGAAGGAACCACATGGACGCACTCCTTAAAAGTACGACTGCTATCCTTGCCTTTTTGGCTGTGGACTATAATCTTTTTAATACCATATTTGCAGATGTTCTTGTTCCTCTATTCCTGCACAAGAGCTGACCCCAAAACTGTTGGCTATTGCATCATTCCTATCTGCTTGGCTGTTATTTGCAATCGTCATCAAACGTTTGTGAAGGCCTCTAATCAGATCAGTAGGTTACAGCTGATTGACACTTAACTTGATTTCTAGTTTCCATAGCTGTTTTGAAGCAATTGCATATGCCTGATCTAATCACAAGACTGAAGTTCTGATTGAAGGCTGGAAAGAgccttttctttcaaactgttAAGCAATGAACAGTGactgttttctattaaaaaaaaaaaaaaaaagtaattccaaAAGTTTTTAAAGTATTGGTCTATCAAAATGACTTGAGTGGGAGAGCCCTGTGTGACACTTGATGGAAGTATTCCTCATTTTGCCTTAATGATGCCAAACTGCTACACTCCATCTGAAACGTTCTGTGGGGAAATAAGTTTCTGGTCTATGACTTCAATCctctgtgcaaaaaaaaccaaaccacttcatttgtttttctttggagtAAAATCAATGAAAAGATGATTCTTCTGTGagaaacataaaaggaaaaagatcaGAAGATGATTATAAAAGTTGCActtagaacaattttttttcttttgcttttgcttttttttttttaagtaattcaTGTCTACATCAGTGCCggtttttaatgaatttttaaaaataaatttaggaaatgcaggaagcaaagaataaagaatgtgcaagaagagaaaaaaatattttttttttctctgaggtATCATATTTACTTTTCTCTATTGACTAGAATACCACGTTGTagctgcaggcaggcagtgagGAGTGGCATAGACCTGGAGGTGCTTTAAACTGCTTCCCTGTAATGTCAAAAGCAGCTTGTGCTGGCGCTGGGCTGGAGTAGGCacaaaagtttcttttcttcctttagaaaTCTCCTTTGGTAAAATTACGACGATTGGAATGTTCTACTATTCTAACGTCACTCCAGATGTGCAAAAACTTGTTCTGTGAGTACTATGTGTGAAGAAGACTTTGCCTTTGTGAAAGTTAACTGTTATCAAGTTGGGGGATGCTATAAGCTTGTGGTAGGACAAATACTATGTTTCTTCCAGAAATTTGAGTAAGATACGTTCTTCCTGCTCTTGaaggaaatgcagttttcttcagtCATGCTGAAATTCCACTGGTATTTCTTAccattatttcactgttttacaGTGCTATTTTGGCATAGCATTTATTTCTAACTACTGGATTGTGTTTTCAGTGATGCcaaatctcttctttcttttgtcctttttttttgttgttgtttcttagAGTAACTAAATTTTTGAGCCGTGATGGAAGTAACCTTCTGAATATGAAAACATTGCAAAATATGGACTTCAAAAGCAGTAGGCCCAAAACAGTGATGAGCTAAACTTCTCCATTATCATTTCCTATTTGATTGTACGTAATTATCAGTACCTAATCATCACAAATGCGAATCCGCTTCTGACAACTTTAAGGGAATCTTGGACAACATcatctttttcctgctttggaaAGAATGTTTTGCTGTGTTCAAGGGTGGTGGTTGCAACACCTTGAACTTTGTTTGCATTTGGAGATACTTCTAGACTGTGGTTTCAGATGCCAGCAGGGGTGCTAGGACCTAAAAACACGATGTAGCCTTTACAAGAAGGTTTTAAGTTCAAAGTGCAATATGAAAAGGAGGAAGCTGCCATCT is from Numida meleagris isolate 19003 breed g44 Domestic line chromosome 6, NumMel1.0, whole genome shotgun sequence and encodes:
- the TMEM251 gene encoding transmembrane protein 251, with protein sequence MMNFRQRMGWIGVGLYLLASAAAFYYVFEINETYNKLALEHIQQHPKEPQEGTTWTHSLKVRLLSLPFWLWTIIFLIPYLQMFLFLYSCTRADPKTVGYCIIPICLAVICNRHQTFVKASNQISRLQLIDT